In Aequorivita sp. H23M31, a single window of DNA contains:
- a CDS encoding sensor histidine kinase encodes MYFYKRSLRTRIFLSMLLLVIGASVLIAIVTIYQYRKEAEDYHRDRLLRKEAAIRENINYVLKTTTYPVETKQIPLIFKEKIYEIKDIHSLELYLYDLKGNLLKSSKPSFFKDSVIPKIPDHILESLQNSPTKSYIKEFVEDGQKYQSSYTYITDSYFKPLAILNLPYIEDDGFITKELTEYLYRLGVAYFFMLLVAIALAYFLSKYITRSLKEISDKLSKTRFHTRNKKIHIRDMPGEIAILVNSYNGMIDELEKSAAQLAASERETAWREMAKQVAHEIKNPLTPMRLTVQSFHRKFDCHDPDVYQKVSEYTNTLLQQIDTLSSIASAFSTYAKMPAQQDETLNVVKITKLALDIFNEDYIYFFSEEEEIRARFDRTQLIRVVTNLVKNSIQSIEQKRPTEPRVEVWVKSKGTFVEIEVTDNGIGVSEDNKECIFEPQFTTKTSGMGLGLGMVKNIVEAYGGEVTLDSSPEKTSFTVCFPAMV; translated from the coding sequence ATGTATTTTTACAAACGCTCGCTTCGTACGCGAATTTTTCTTTCTATGTTATTGTTGGTGATTGGTGCTTCCGTACTGATTGCCATTGTTACTATTTATCAATACCGAAAAGAAGCAGAGGATTACCATCGTGACCGGCTTTTGCGAAAGGAAGCTGCCATTCGTGAAAATATTAATTATGTTTTAAAAACCACTACGTATCCTGTTGAAACAAAGCAGATTCCCTTGATTTTTAAGGAAAAGATCTATGAGATCAAGGATATACATAGTTTGGAGCTCTATTTGTACGATCTAAAAGGCAATCTTTTAAAATCGTCCAAACCTTCATTTTTTAAGGATTCCGTTATTCCTAAAATTCCTGACCACATTCTGGAATCGCTTCAGAATTCACCTACAAAAAGTTATATAAAAGAATTTGTGGAGGATGGTCAAAAATACCAGTCTTCCTATACCTATATAACCGATAGCTACTTTAAACCGTTGGCTATTCTCAATTTACCGTATATAGAAGATGACGGATTTATTACCAAGGAACTCACGGAGTATCTCTATAGATTGGGAGTTGCCTACTTTTTTATGCTATTGGTAGCTATTGCTTTGGCTTATTTCTTATCAAAATACATTACCCGATCACTCAAGGAAATTAGTGATAAACTTTCGAAAACCCGATTTCACACACGAAACAAGAAAATCCATATCCGTGATATGCCTGGTGAAATTGCAATCCTTGTGAATTCCTATAACGGAATGATAGACGAACTGGAAAAAAGTGCAGCACAACTAGCTGCCAGTGAGCGTGAAACTGCTTGGCGTGAAATGGCGAAGCAGGTAGCACACGAAATCAAAAATCCGCTGACACCGATGCGATTAACCGTTCAAAGTTTTCATCGAAAATTTGACTGCCATGATCCGGATGTTTATCAAAAAGTTAGTGAATATACCAATACGCTCCTGCAGCAGATTGATACGCTGAGTTCTATCGCTTCGGCGTTTTCAACCTATGCCAAAATGCCGGCCCAACAGGACGAAACCTTGAATGTTGTAAAGATTACTAAGTTGGCCCTGGATATTTTCAACGAAGATTATATTTATTTCTTTTCCGAAGAAGAAGAAATCCGTGCTCGTTTTGATCGTACTCAGCTCATCAGAGTTGTAACGAATTTGGTAAAAAACAGCATCCAGTCCATTGAGCAAAAAAGACCAACCGAGCCGCGAGTGGAGGTGTGGGTAAAATCGAAAGGAACTTTTGTTGAAATTGAAGTTACCGATAACGGAATCGGCGTTTCGGAAGATAACAAGGAGTGTATTTTCGAACCTCAATTTACTACCAAAACAAGTGGTATGGGACTTGGCTTGGGCATGGTCAAAAATATTGTGGAAGCCTATGGCGGCGAAGTAACCCTCGATTCATCACCGGAAAAAACGTCGTTTACAGTTTGTTTTCCAGCAATGGTCTAA
- a CDS encoding CopD family protein translates to MESYLYIKSLHLIFIVTWFAGLFYIVRLFVYQIEAFQKPSPEKEILGNQLKIMASRLWNIITWPSMILAVFFGIWLLFINSNLLHQPWMQVKLGFVVLLIIYQFKCHQIFKQLQNGVVKHSSNYMRLFNEVPTLILFAVVFLVILKNAVNWIYGTVGIFVFAIILMMGFKIYKRIREK, encoded by the coding sequence ATGGAATCCTACCTCTATATAAAATCCCTTCACCTCATTTTTATCGTCACTTGGTTTGCGGGACTTTTTTATATTGTCCGATTGTTTGTTTACCAAATTGAGGCCTTTCAAAAGCCTTCTCCGGAAAAGGAAATCTTAGGAAATCAGCTCAAGATAATGGCCTCCCGTCTCTGGAACATTATCACTTGGCCATCGATGATCTTAGCTGTTTTCTTCGGAATTTGGCTGCTCTTTATAAATAGTAATTTGCTGCATCAACCTTGGATGCAGGTGAAATTGGGTTTTGTGGTTTTATTGATTATCTACCAATTCAAATGCCATCAAATCTTTAAGCAACTTCAAAACGGAGTTGTAAAACATTCTTCAAACTATATGCGACTTTTTAATGAAGTACCCACACTCATTCTGTTCGCGGTAGTTTTTCTTGTAATCCTAAAAAACGCTGTCAATTGGATTTACGGAACAGTCGGAATTTTCGTGTTCGCCATTATTTTGATGATGGGCTTTAAAATTTATAAGCGAATTCGGGAAAAGTGA
- a CDS encoding T9SS type A sorting domain-containing protein, with amino-acid sequence MKRLLLPLLLISFINIGRTQPAGLLNEVFNLKYLQVGDIYYTPNGENPNVAFYELPGSHVINADGIFNTLNAGANFDGTTITLHSYSITQHDCVEPNCYYENLYFYEVLKADNMQSKTLTYTYNHSNGFKYLTLVDADYNKAYFSTAPNEDPSPLLFQNWYLYKSDVDLGEPTFYTGPNPPQITINSDLSYTGVEDCSLIDGNLIFSEGDLGEEFILQSRNYNKDESNCTDGSPSYVLGELEWGLPLRSLVYQGNDGIDYFQYEYFPGFTYYFRNVLILSTPEHQINTLTIFPNPVEDKLCIKSNMVELDLISIMDINGRTVIFEEDENLKVVDVSGLKAGMYFIRVESASGNTVKKFIKN; translated from the coding sequence ATGAAGAGACTACTACTTCCTTTATTGCTCATTTCCTTCATAAATATCGGCCGGACCCAACCAGCAGGTTTACTTAATGAAGTTTTCAATCTGAAATATTTGCAAGTTGGTGATATTTATTATACACCAAATGGAGAAAACCCAAATGTGGCCTTCTATGAACTTCCCGGAAGCCACGTTATAAATGCTGACGGTATTTTTAATACTTTGAATGCAGGAGCAAATTTTGATGGAACTACAATAACACTTCACTCATACAGCATTACGCAGCACGATTGTGTTGAACCAAATTGTTATTATGAAAATCTCTATTTTTATGAGGTGTTGAAGGCCGACAATATGCAATCTAAGACGTTGACGTATACATATAATCACTCTAACGGATTTAAATATTTAACCCTTGTCGACGCAGACTATAACAAAGCTTACTTTAGCACAGCGCCAAATGAAGACCCCAGTCCGCTGCTATTTCAAAACTGGTATTTATATAAGTCGGACGTAGATCTTGGCGAACCCACATTTTATACCGGACCCAACCCACCTCAGATTACAATTAATTCGGATCTTAGTTATACCGGTGTTGAGGACTGTTCACTTATAGATGGAAATCTTATTTTTAGCGAAGGAGATTTGGGCGAGGAGTTCATACTACAATCCCGAAATTATAATAAGGATGAAAGCAATTGCACTGATGGCTCTCCTAGCTATGTATTAGGGGAATTGGAATGGGGATTGCCATTGAGAAGTTTGGTTTACCAAGGAAACGATGGGATTGATTATTTTCAATATGAATACTTCCCAGGTTTCACCTATTATTTTAGAAATGTTCTGATTCTTTCAACTCCAGAACATCAAATAAATACTCTGACTATTTTTCCTAACCCTGTGGAAGATAAATTGTGTATTAAATCCAATATGGTTGAATTGGATTTGATTTCGATTATGGATATTAATGGAAGAACTGTCATTTTTGAAGAAGATGAAAATTTAAAGGTAGTGGACGTTTCAGGCTTAAAAGCCGGAATGTATTTTATCCGAGTTGAATCGGCTTCGGGAAATACTGTGAAGAAATTCATCAAGAATTAA
- a CDS encoding MATE family efflux transporter: MSNKSEALGTEPIGKLLIKQAVPASIGILVMSLNILVDTIFVGNWIGPIAIAAINVVLPISFFIAALGMAIGIGGASIISRALGSGNKERALRTFGNQISISILLTSTMVFLGLFFINDLIPVFGGKGDIFEPAKVYYRIVLYGVPLLALSMMGNNVIRAEGKPKFSMISMIVPSIGNLILDYIFIYQLDMGMAGAAWATTISYGLSFLYILYFFLSDRSEIKIRFHHLGFNWSVLKEMSSLGFVTLARQSVVSVTYLFMNNILFEMGGESSIASYGIIARMLMFALFPVLGVTQGFLPIAGYNYGGHKFERVRESINRAILYAAGLGLLIFIVIMSFPEAIVSVFTDDAQILAQTPKYMRWVFAATPIVAIQLIGAAYFQAIGKAVPALLLTLTRQGFFFIPLIFILPHFFGEMGVWISFPVSDVLSTIVTGYFLNREIRKTLKV; encoded by the coding sequence ATGAGCAATAAATCTGAAGCTCTAGGTACCGAACCCATTGGTAAATTATTAATAAAACAAGCAGTTCCCGCTTCTATTGGGATTCTTGTAATGTCCCTCAATATTCTGGTTGATACCATATTTGTGGGAAACTGGATCGGTCCCATCGCTATTGCTGCAATCAATGTTGTTCTTCCTATTTCCTTTTTTATTGCCGCTTTGGGAATGGCAATCGGCATTGGTGGGGCTTCCATAATTTCGCGTGCTCTGGGCTCAGGAAATAAGGAACGAGCTCTCAGAACCTTCGGAAACCAAATAAGTATATCCATTCTCCTCACGAGCACTATGGTGTTTCTCGGTCTCTTTTTTATCAATGATCTAATCCCAGTTTTCGGTGGAAAGGGCGATATTTTTGAACCTGCAAAAGTTTATTATCGTATTGTTCTCTATGGCGTGCCATTGTTGGCGCTAAGTATGATGGGAAACAACGTAATCCGCGCTGAGGGAAAACCCAAATTCTCCATGATTTCGATGATTGTTCCTTCTATCGGAAATTTGATCCTCGATTACATTTTTATCTATCAGTTGGATATGGGAATGGCCGGAGCGGCTTGGGCAACCACCATTTCGTACGGATTGAGTTTTCTTTATATCCTGTATTTCTTTTTAAGCGATAGATCCGAAATTAAGATACGTTTTCATCATTTAGGATTCAATTGGTCTGTGCTAAAGGAAATGTCTTCCCTTGGTTTTGTTACTTTGGCGAGACAGTCCGTTGTTAGTGTTACTTACCTTTTTATGAACAATATTCTATTCGAAATGGGTGGGGAATCTTCAATTGCCTCTTACGGAATTATTGCGCGAATGCTCATGTTTGCGCTATTTCCAGTTTTGGGAGTAACACAAGGATTTTTGCCAATTGCAGGATATAATTATGGCGGACATAAATTTGAAAGAGTTCGGGAAAGTATCAACAGGGCTATTTTGTACGCTGCTGGGTTGGGTCTGCTCATTTTTATTGTAATCATGTCCTTCCCCGAAGCAATTGTATCTGTGTTTACTGATGATGCGCAAATTCTTGCCCAAACGCCAAAATATATGCGATGGGTTTTTGCGGCCACTCCCATTGTTGCCATCCAATTGATCGGTGCCGCCTACTTTCAAGCTATCGGAAAAGCTGTACCAGCACTACTGCTTACCCTTACACGACAAGGTTTTTTCTTTATTCCCCTGATTTTTATTCTCCCCCACTTTTTTGGCGAAATGGGAGTATGGATTTCCTTTCCTGTTTCGGATGTACTTTCAACTATTGTAACGGGATATTTTCTAAATCGGGAGATTCGAAAGACTTTGAAAGTTTAA
- the hemH gene encoding ferrochelatase, translated as MSKGVLLVNLGSPDSTDPKDVKKYLDEFLMDPRVIDVPFWLRSFIVRGIILNTRPKKSAEAYEKIWWPEGSPLIVLSEKLQDKIKDRTTVPVALAMRYGSLTLQKGLQELADQGVDEVLTIPLYPQFAMATTETIDVKVEQLRKKYFPQMEITSLPAFYNKPEYIDVLSKSIAEGLENVDYEHIIFSYHGVPERHIYKRDITKSHCKIDGSCCVTPSPAHEFCYRHQCLKTTELVAAKLNLKPGTYTNSFQSRLGFDPWLKPPTDRTIERMGLEGVKKLVVVTPAFVSDCLETLEEIAMEGKEIFLEAGGKEFTVIPCLNVRDDWADVLTGWIDHWRIVDVKTAIA; from the coding sequence ATGTCCAAAGGAGTTCTTCTTGTCAATCTCGGCTCACCCGATAGTACCGATCCGAAAGACGTTAAAAAATATCTCGATGAATTCCTTATGGATCCGAGAGTAATCGATGTTCCCTTTTGGCTTCGGTCTTTCATAGTAAGAGGAATCATTTTAAATACCCGACCTAAAAAATCAGCTGAAGCTTATGAAAAAATTTGGTGGCCAGAAGGTTCTCCTTTGATAGTTCTTTCAGAAAAACTTCAGGATAAAATAAAGGATAGAACTACCGTTCCAGTAGCATTGGCAATGCGTTATGGCAGTTTAACGCTGCAAAAGGGACTTCAGGAATTGGCGGATCAAGGTGTAGATGAGGTGTTGACCATTCCTCTTTATCCACAGTTTGCCATGGCTACTACGGAAACTATAGATGTGAAAGTAGAACAGCTCCGTAAAAAGTATTTTCCACAAATGGAAATTACCTCCCTACCTGCTTTTTACAATAAGCCTGAATATATAGATGTACTTTCAAAAAGCATTGCCGAAGGTTTGGAAAATGTGGATTATGAACATATTATCTTCAGTTATCACGGAGTTCCGGAACGACATATTTATAAAAGAGATATTACCAAAAGCCATTGCAAAATAGACGGCAGTTGCTGTGTAACCCCTTCTCCTGCTCACGAATTTTGCTACAGACACCAATGTCTAAAAACTACCGAATTAGTCGCTGCAAAACTCAACCTAAAACCTGGAACTTATACCAATAGTTTTCAATCGCGTTTGGGATTTGATCCGTGGCTAAAACCACCAACAGACCGAACTATTGAAAGAATGGGATTGGAGGGAGTTAAGAAGTTGGTGGTTGTTACCCCAGCTTTTGTAAGTGACTGTTTAGAAACTCTAGAAGAAATAGCGATGGAAGGGAAGGAGATTTTCTTGGAAGCCGGAGGAAAGGAATTCACCGTTATTCCTTGTCTGAATGTTCGGGATGACTGGGCGGACGTTCTAACCGGATGGATTGATCATTGGCGAATTGTGGACGTAAAGACGGCTATAGCTTAA
- a CDS encoding helix-turn-helix transcriptional regulator, with amino-acid sequence MNLQENIAQGFYEETLIELGFFILKFTNDSDENQSFRREVSSNFIQFHFCVKGTALLNFNEGNYVLPLKEGNTMLLYNPQKDLPINFALQKDSWVLSILIPITKFHGLFSTEASYITFLSEENKDRKYYKDGKISPSMAIVVNQLMNYSLHPSIKPLYFKGKAYELLSLYFNRPADLDIEQCPFLADEDNVSKIKKAKQIIISRMAEPPTLQELADEINLPINRLKEGFKQIYGDSVFSFLFDYKMEVARQLLATGAHNVNEVGLKVGYSGSSHFISAFKKKFGTTPKKFLMSLEG; translated from the coding sequence ATGAATCTACAAGAAAACATCGCTCAAGGATTTTACGAGGAGACTTTAATTGAATTGGGATTTTTTATATTGAAGTTTACGAATGATTCCGATGAAAATCAGTCTTTTAGAAGAGAGGTCAGCTCTAATTTTATTCAGTTCCATTTTTGCGTGAAAGGGACGGCACTGCTCAATTTTAATGAGGGAAACTATGTTTTGCCCTTAAAGGAAGGGAATACTATGTTATTGTATAATCCCCAAAAAGATCTTCCTATAAATTTTGCCCTCCAAAAAGATTCCTGGGTTTTATCTATTTTGATTCCGATTACCAAATTTCACGGTTTATTTTCAACCGAAGCGAGTTATATTACGTTTTTAAGTGAGGAAAATAAGGACCGAAAATACTACAAGGATGGAAAAATATCGCCTTCAATGGCAATTGTGGTAAATCAATTGATGAATTACAGTCTTCATCCCAGTATAAAACCTTTGTACTTTAAAGGAAAGGCTTATGAATTATTGAGTCTTTACTTTAACAGGCCTGCGGATTTGGATATTGAACAATGTCCGTTTTTAGCTGATGAAGACAATGTATCCAAAATAAAAAAGGCGAAACAGATTATTATTTCCAGAATGGCCGAACCTCCAACTTTACAGGAATTGGCAGATGAAATAAATCTCCCCATCAATAGGCTAAAGGAAGGATTTAAACAAATTTATGGCGATTCGGTTTTTAGCTTTTTGTTCGATTACAAAATGGAAGTTGCGCGACAGCTTTTGGCTACTGGAGCCCATAATGTGAACGAAGTTGGTTTAAAAGTTGGGTACAGTGGTTCCAGCCATTTTATTTCAGCATTTAAAAAGAAGTTTGGCACCACTCCAAAGAAGTTTTTAATGAGTTTGGAGGGGTGA
- the hemA gene encoding glutamyl-tRNA reductase, whose amino-acid sequence MQNDTLPYFQITNEGNFYAIGLNYKKADAHIRGHFSIDELAKEKIMAEAQALGLSSLSIISTCNRTELYGFAQHPYQLIKLLCDHTKGSIDEFEKVAYVYKNREAVSHLFKVGTGLDSQILGDFEIISQLRNSFRASKKLGLMNPFMERLANAVIRASKRIKNETGISSGITSVSFAAVQYIMANVPQGSQKNILLFGTGKIGRNTCENLIKHTENKHITLINRTKEKAQDVAGKFNLIVKDYANLAYEISQADVLVVATGAHEPTISKEILALNKHLLILDLSIPKNVSEDVMENELVTLIHLDELSSLTDQTLEQRNKELPQAKQIIAEIENEFHQWAEDRKFAPVIRALKIKLADIKASEIDFQSKKIQDFHHEQAEIISNRLIQKITTHFVNHLKGEEGSAESIELIKRVFQLETA is encoded by the coding sequence ATGCAAAACGATACTCTTCCATATTTTCAAATCACCAACGAAGGCAACTTTTACGCTATTGGTTTAAACTATAAAAAAGCTGATGCTCATATACGCGGGCATTTCAGCATTGATGAGCTTGCTAAAGAAAAAATCATGGCAGAGGCCCAGGCTCTTGGGCTATCATCGTTAAGCATTATCTCTACTTGCAACCGAACCGAACTTTATGGTTTCGCCCAACATCCATATCAGCTTATAAAATTACTTTGCGATCATACAAAAGGCAGTATAGATGAGTTTGAAAAGGTAGCCTACGTTTATAAAAATCGCGAAGCTGTATCGCATTTGTTTAAAGTTGGTACCGGTCTTGACAGTCAGATTTTAGGTGATTTCGAGATTATAAGCCAATTAAGAAACAGTTTTCGAGCTTCAAAAAAACTCGGTTTAATGAATCCGTTTATGGAGCGTCTTGCCAATGCTGTAATTCGAGCTAGCAAACGCATCAAAAACGAAACGGGGATTTCTTCAGGTATAACTTCGGTAAGTTTTGCCGCCGTTCAGTATATAATGGCCAATGTTCCGCAAGGTTCACAAAAGAACATCTTGCTTTTTGGCACGGGAAAAATAGGTAGAAATACCTGTGAAAATCTTATTAAGCATACCGAAAACAAACATATTACACTAATAAACCGTACAAAAGAGAAGGCCCAGGACGTGGCCGGAAAATTCAATCTTATCGTAAAAGATTATGCCAACCTAGCCTACGAAATTTCCCAAGCAGATGTTCTGGTAGTTGCCACGGGCGCACACGAACCGACAATTAGCAAGGAAATTCTTGCGCTTAATAAACACTTACTGATTTTGGATCTGTCAATTCCAAAAAATGTTTCGGAAGATGTTATGGAAAATGAATTGGTAACCTTAATACATTTGGACGAACTCTCTTCACTTACTGACCAAACTTTGGAACAGCGCAATAAAGAACTTCCCCAAGCCAAGCAAATTATTGCCGAAATTGAAAACGAATTCCACCAATGGGCGGAAGATAGAAAATTTGCGCCGGTCATTAGAGCTTTGAAAATTAAGCTGGCGGATATAAAAGCTTCTGAAATAGACTTTCAAAGTAAAAAAATACAAGACTTCCATCACGAGCAAGCCGAGATAATCAGCAATAGGCTTATCCAAAAAATTACAACCCACTTTGTCAACCATCTTAAAGGTGAAGAAGGTTCTGCGGAAAGCATCGAGCTTATAAAGCGGGTTTTTCAACTTGAAACTGCTTAA
- the hemC gene encoding hydroxymethylbilane synthase, with the protein MKKTIRIGTRDSELALWQANTVKSKLEALGYSTELVPVKSQGDLVLDKPLYEMGIVGIFTKTLDIAMINGQVDIVVHSMKDVPTLLPKGIVQVAVLERATSEDILVTNGEINFEEPCTIASGSLRRKAQWLHRYPNHNLVDLRGNVNTRLQKLKDNQWQGAIFAKAGLERINVLPKNYITLDWMLPAPAQGAMVIVAMKNDEYSKNAAAQLSHKTSEICTHVERQFLRTLEGGCTAPIGAYAEIMEEQINFKGCLFSLDGKTNIDIERTVPTSEYEGFGEKCASLILQNGGDALMISIKNEMK; encoded by the coding sequence TTGAAAAAAACAATCCGAATTGGAACCCGCGATAGTGAACTTGCACTTTGGCAAGCAAATACTGTAAAGTCAAAACTCGAAGCCTTGGGATATTCCACGGAACTGGTTCCCGTAAAATCCCAGGGAGATCTGGTTTTGGACAAACCGCTTTACGAAATGGGCATTGTCGGTATATTCACCAAGACTCTGGATATCGCAATGATCAATGGCCAAGTGGATATTGTAGTACACAGTATGAAAGACGTGCCAACACTTTTACCAAAGGGAATTGTACAAGTTGCTGTTCTGGAACGGGCCACCTCGGAAGACATATTGGTGACAAACGGAGAAATAAACTTTGAAGAACCTTGCACTATTGCTTCCGGAAGTCTTAGAAGAAAAGCACAATGGCTGCACCGTTACCCTAACCATAACCTGGTAGATCTTCGTGGAAATGTAAATACCAGATTACAAAAATTGAAGGATAACCAATGGCAGGGAGCCATCTTTGCAAAGGCTGGTCTTGAGAGGATAAACGTTCTTCCCAAAAACTATATCACCCTCGACTGGATGCTTCCGGCACCGGCACAAGGAGCAATGGTAATTGTTGCCATGAAAAATGATGAATATTCAAAAAATGCCGCTGCGCAATTAAGCCATAAAACTTCTGAAATCTGCACGCACGTTGAACGACAATTTTTACGTACCTTAGAGGGTGGATGCACCGCTCCTATAGGCGCTTATGCAGAAATTATGGAGGAACAAATCAATTTTAAAGGTTGTCTCTTTTCCTTGGATGGGAAGACTAATATCGATATTGAAAGAACTGTTCCCACTTCTGAATATGAAGGATTTGGAGAAAAATGTGCCTCTTTAATCCTCCAAAATGGAGGCGATGCGTTGATGATTTCCATTAAAAATGAAATGAAATGA
- a CDS encoding TrkH family potassium uptake protein: MTLWEKTKPADIIVGFLDIGLLAFLIFDFGYKEFTSIFHYKLIVFPALLLALIGFNLYKLFISNQEAENNRNNKISLFILLFLILLEAVFIIFNYKTSLSETFLSTRYVIEYGLLFYFFFRLSFLLRKIYTIYFNPAILFVGSFAIIALAGTFMLQLPSSTTYGISFTDALFTATSATAVTGLIVMDTAKDFTPMGQTIIMVLFQIGGLGMLTFTSFFAYFFKSGASFKESLYMKDIIGHDKLNSVMKTVMQIVLFSFILEGIGALLIYNSLTSNPSNHSNAFFAIFHAISAYCNAGFSLLSDNMHDPSVRFNYYMQWVIMALIIFGGLGYHIAYNIIQYFKKLMINIFRKKNRVFISRVINLNTKIVLYTTIILIVAGTTFFFISEQQTNLLGHDTTFGKFTTAMFSSVTARTAGFNTVDMTNFTIPGILFMIFLMWVGASPASTGGGIKTSTFALATLNIFAIARNKKYIEIGTRRIATEAVNRAFAIITISLASIGLGILLLLIFDPEFTLIQIAFEAFSAFGTVGLTMGITPDLSEPGKYVIIFLMFFGRIGLLNLMIGILKSMNKPEYTYPEENILIN; encoded by the coding sequence ATGACGCTCTGGGAAAAGACGAAACCCGCAGATATCATCGTTGGATTTCTGGACATAGGTCTTCTGGCATTCCTAATTTTCGACTTCGGTTATAAAGAGTTTACAAGTATTTTTCATTACAAACTCATCGTTTTTCCCGCACTGTTATTGGCATTGATTGGATTTAATTTATACAAATTATTCATTTCAAATCAAGAGGCAGAAAACAATCGGAATAATAAAATAAGTCTATTTATCCTGCTTTTTCTCATTCTTCTGGAAGCGGTGTTTATTATTTTTAATTATAAAACATCGCTGTCAGAAACATTTCTAAGCACTAGATATGTTATCGAATACGGGTTGCTGTTTTACTTTTTTTTTAGGCTCTCATTCCTTCTTAGAAAAATTTATACCATATACTTTAACCCCGCCATTCTTTTCGTGGGCAGTTTCGCAATAATAGCACTTGCCGGAACCTTTATGCTCCAGTTGCCCAGTTCTACAACCTACGGCATCAGCTTTACCGACGCCCTTTTTACCGCTACCAGCGCAACTGCGGTCACTGGACTCATAGTTATGGACACAGCAAAAGATTTCACTCCTATGGGCCAGACAATAATAATGGTACTTTTCCAAATTGGCGGCTTGGGGATGTTGACATTCACTTCCTTTTTTGCATATTTTTTTAAAAGTGGAGCTTCTTTTAAAGAAAGCCTTTATATGAAGGATATTATCGGCCACGACAAATTGAACAGTGTAATGAAAACGGTCATGCAAATCGTTTTGTTCTCATTTATTCTAGAAGGTATTGGCGCTCTTTTAATTTACAATTCCCTTACTAGCAATCCATCCAATCATAGCAATGCATTCTTTGCTATTTTTCACGCTATTTCGGCATATTGCAATGCAGGATTTTCATTGCTCTCAGACAATATGCACGATCCAAGTGTGAGGTTCAACTATTATATGCAGTGGGTGATAATGGCATTGATAATCTTTGGCGGACTCGGTTATCACATTGCATACAACATAATCCAGTATTTCAAAAAATTGATGATAAATATTTTCAGGAAGAAAAACCGTGTTTTTATTTCACGGGTCATCAACTTGAACACTAAAATTGTTTTATATACAACAATCATTCTAATTGTCGCCGGGACAACCTTTTTCTTTATTTCGGAACAACAAACCAATCTTTTAGGTCACGATACGACCTTCGGAAAATTTACTACAGCAATGTTTTCCTCCGTTACAGCCCGTACGGCCGGCTTTAACACTGTAGATATGACCAACTTCACAATTCCAGGAATCTTGTTTATGATTTTCCTGATGTGGGTGGGAGCTTCTCCAGCATCGACTGGTGGAGGGATCAAAACCTCTACCTTTGCGTTGGCAACACTCAATATTTTCGCCATTGCAAGAAATAAAAAATATATTGAAATAGGAACTAGAAGAATTGCTACCGAAGCAGTAAACAGGGCTTTTGCTATAATTACAATTTCATTGGCCAGTATTGGATTGGGAATTTTATTGTTGTTGATCTTTGATCCCGAATTCACTCTAATCCAAATTGCTTTTGAAGCATTTTCAGCTTTTGGTACCGTTGGACTGACCATGGGGATTACACCAGATCTTTCAGAACCTGGGAAATATGTGATAATATTTCTAATGTTCTTCGGAAGAATAGGTCTTTTAAACCTGATGATCGGGATTTTAAAGAGTATGAATAAACCGGAATATACCTATCCAGAAGAAAACATATTGATAAACTAA